From Scomber scombrus chromosome 21, fScoSco1.1, whole genome shotgun sequence, one genomic window encodes:
- the LOC134003298 gene encoding inhibitor of nuclear factor kappa-B kinase subunit alpha-like, whose translation MEKPPFRQSQSCGDWELKERLGMGGFAHVYLYQHHETNEKLAVKMCRLELTPRNKDRWSREIQIMKKLNNINVVTAREVPDEMMHIALNDLPLLAMEYCSRGDLRKMLSKPENCCGLKESEVLSLLNDVGSGIQYLHENKIIHRDLKPENIVLQDISGKLVHKIIDLGYAKDLDQGSLCTSFVGTLQYLAPELFENKPYTVTVDYWSFGTMIFECSCGFRPFLHNLQPVQWASKVRNKGPKDIMAVEELNGEVRFSTHLPYPNNLSRTLLETMEALLQLMLKWDPVHRGGKVNTESKKPLCFEVLEQILNMKVVHILNMTTAQVHSFELTPEESLHSLQKRIAAETKIDILNQELLQETGVSLDPRKPAAQCVLDGVRGWDSYIVYLFDKSITKYSGPFSARQLPDKVNTIVQDAKTQLPLVVLKKVWGEAVSYICGLKDDYSRLFQGQRAAMLSLLRYNTNLTRCKNSMFGFSQQLKAKLDFFKSSIQYDLEKYSDQMHYGISSEKMLKAWQENEERAAAFAQVAEVSHLDDEIMALHSEIVELQRSPYARRQGDKMEQLEEKAIELYKQLKMKCKTPEPDTSSDSSEMVKAIIQTVQNQDKVLKDLYTHLSKILISKQKIIDLFPRIEKTLESIKDADNTVMQMQIKRQREFWHLLKIACAQNSSRNSIAASPESSNLLQVSQWSQSAQPVSSPHPLTSLPGPNDSDAAPRLLQENQKYLSQLTSLMQEAADEQANSIVDQDWSWTKYESHTSKLKKRNA comes from the exons ATGGAGAAACCTCCCTTCAGGCAGAGCCAGAGCTGCGGCGACTGGGAGCTGAAGGAGCGGCTGGGAATGGGAGGCTTTGCTCATGTTTACCTCTACCAGCATCAT gAAACAAATGAGAAACTAGCTGTGAAAATGTGCCGTCTTGAGCTGACACCAAGaaacaaggacagatggagCAGAGAAATCCAGATCATGAAAAA GTTAAATAATATCAACGTTGTGACAGCCAGAGAAGTCCCGGACGAGATGATGCATATAGCCTTAAATGATCTTCCGCTGCTGGCCATGGAGTACTGCTCCAGGGGAGACCTGAGGAAG ATGTTGAGCAAACCTGAAAACTGCTGTGGCTTGAAAGAAAGTGAAGTGCTCTCCTTACTGAATGATGTCG GATCTGGTATCCAGTATCTGCACGAAAACAAGATCATACACAGAGACCTTAAACCTGAAAACATAGTGCTGCAAGATATTAGCGGAAAG CTGGTTCACAAAATTATTGACTTGGGCTACGCTAAAGACCTGGACCAGGGCAGCCTGTGCACCTCCTTTGTTGGCACGCTGCAATACTTG GCTCCTGAGCTGTTTGAGAATAAGCCGTACACTGTGACTGTGGACTACTGGAGCTTTGGCACTATGATATTTGAATGCAGTTGTGGTTTCCGTCCTTTCCTGCACAACCTGCAACCTGTGCAGTG GGCCAGCAAAGTGCGGAATAAAGGTCCAAAAGACATCATGGCTGTAGAGGAACTGAATGGAGAAGTCAGGTTCTCCACACATCTCCCTTACCCCAACAACCTCAGCAG GACGCTGTTGGAGACGATGGAGGCGCTGCTTCAGCTGATGTTAAAGTGGGATCCGGTCCACAGAGGAGGCAAAGTCAACACAGAAAGCAAGAAGCCGCTGTGCTTTGAAGTGCTGGAACAGATACTGAATATGAAG GTGGTCCACATCCTGAACATGACCACAGCACAGGTCCACTCCTTCGAGCTGACACCGGAAGAGAGTCTCCACAGTCTGCAGAAACGCATCGCGGCCGAGACCAAGATCGACATTTTGAACCAGGAGCTGCTGCAGGAGACGGGAGTGTCCCTGGACCCCAGGAAACCCGCTGCACAGTGTGTCCTGGATGGAGTG AGAGGGTGGGACAGCTACATCGTCTACCTGTTTGATAAGAGCATCACTAAGTACTCCGGCCCTTTCAGTGCCAGACAGCTGCCTGATAAAGTCAACACTATCG TGCAAGATGCCAAAACGCAGCTGCCCCTGGTTGTGCTGAAGAAGGTTTGGGGCGAAGCAGTGAGCTACATCTGTGGCCTGAAGGACGACTACAGCAGGCTTTTCCAAGGACAGAGAGCCGCTAT GTTGAGTCTCCTGCGCTACAACACCAACCTGACCAGGTGTAAAAATAGCATGTTCGGCTTCTCACAGCAGCTAAAAGCCAAGCTGGACTTCTTCAAGAGCAGCATCCAGTACGACCTCGAGAAGTACAGCGATCAAATGCACTATGGGATAT CTTCTGAAAAGATGCTGAAAGCCTGGCAGGAGAACGAGGAACGAGCAGCTGCTTTTgcacag GTGGCGGAGGTGAGCCATCTGGATGACGAGATCATGGCTCTGCATTCGGAGATCGTAGAACTTCAGAGGAGCCCCTACGCCCGTCGCCAAGGAGACAAGATGGAGCAGCT AGAAGAAAAGGCGATTGAGCTCTACAAGCAACTGAAGATGAAATGCAAAA cacCTGAGCCAGATACGAGCAGCGACAGCTCTGAGATGGTGAAGGCCATCATTCAGACGGTCCAGAACCAAGACAAGGTCCTCAAAGATCTGTACACACATCTCAG TAAGATCCTGATAAGCAAACAGAAGATCATTGACTTGTTTCCGCGAATTGAGAAAACCCTCGAGAGCATCAAGGACGCTGACAACACGGTCATGCAGATGCAGATCAAGAGGCAGAGAGAGTTCTGGCATTTACTCAAAATCGCCTGT GCTCAGAACTCGTCACGAAACTCCATCGCTGCAAGTCCCGAGTCGTCCAACCTGCTGCAGGTCTCTCAGTGGTCACAGTCGGCTCAACCTGTCAGCTCCCCGCATCCTCTCACCTCCCTACCTGGGCCCAATGACAG TGACGCTGCCCCGCGCCTGCTGCAGGAGAACCAGAAGTACCTCAGTCAGCTGACAAGTCTGATGCAGGAGGCGGCGGATGAACAGGCCAATAGCATAGTG gacCAAGACTGGAGCTGGACGAAATACGAATCCCACACGTCAAAATTAAAAAAGCGAAACGCGTAA